CATGAGCCCAACGGCTCCATTTCCCTCCTTCCGTTATTGCGATTACATCATTTTTCATCAGATCACCTCCTAAAATTTTATTATAACAGAGAATTGTTGAATATCCTGCAAATGCTCCATATTCATAAAAGAGTAATCAAATCTGAAGTTCATGTAATTAATGCCGAGCCCCATGGTTAAACCTACTTCACTATTCTTTAAGAATAAAGACTTATATCCGGCCCTTAACACAAATACATTCATAAAACAATATTCAGCGCCTAAGTTTAGGCTTTCGAAATTATTGTTGGGATGAATAAAATCTCCGGCAATGATAATGCGGTTATTTTTAGTATTAACCAGAAGATAAGATAATCCGAATCTAAAAACGATTGGGAGCGACCATTTTTTGGTTCTTAGATGCGACAATACCGAAGTATTATTCCCCGCCTTGGATTGGTCGATATCCGTAAAAACCATGGCGTCAACGCCTTGAATTTGCATTTTACTGCCAAAATTAGTGATGGACATCCCCAGTTTTAAATTTTTAACGGGCAACTTATAAAGGACACCAAAGTCGAAAGCGATACCATTGGTGCTCATGTGCCATATTCTTCTTTGTATTAATTTAAAGGTCGCTCCGAAGGAAAAGCGTTGCGTGAGCTTTCGCGCATAGGTAAGCCCTAAAGCCAGGTCGGCGGCGTCATATCGAATGCCCAGCCCTTCAGGCTCTTCTACGGTTCTCACGGTCATTTCTGGCGTAGTAAGCGAAGTAACCGAAACGCCAAAAGAGCCATACGCTCCGCTTTGCAACACCCCGCCAGCATAAAAGTATTTCATACTAACCAGCC
This sequence is a window from Caldithrix abyssi DSM 13497. Protein-coding genes within it:
- a CDS encoding PorV/PorQ family protein; amino-acid sequence: MKKTISGIIVMLILACSNVLAGDVISKVGTTAAPFLEIGAGARAVAMGEAFTAIADEATAMYWNPAGISLLKTNQVSFNYMNWLVSMKYFYAGGVLQSGAYGSFGVSVTSLTTPEMTVRTVEEPEGLGIRYDAADLALGLTYARKLTQRFSFGATFKLIQRRIWHMSTNGIAFDFGVLYKLPVKNLKLGMSITNFGSKMQIQGVDAMVFTDIDQSKAGNNTSVLSHLRTKKWSLPIVFRFGLSYLLVNTKNNRIIIAGDFIHPNNNFESLNLGAEYCFMNVFVLRAGYKSLFLKNSEVGLTMGLGINYMNFRFDYSFMNMEHLQDIQQFSVIIKF